In Cicer arietinum cultivar CDC Frontier isolate Library 1 chromosome 1, Cicar.CDCFrontier_v2.0, whole genome shotgun sequence, one DNA window encodes the following:
- the LOC101508699 gene encoding CEN-like protein 2 — MMNIVVLADPLVIGRVVGDVVDYFNTTVKMSVTYNNTKQVYNGHEFFPSSLTIKPKVHIHGGDMRSFFTLIMTDPDVPGPSDPYLKEHLHWIVTDIPGTTDATFGKEVIKYEMPRPNIGIHRFVFILYKQKRRQTVMKIPTSRDHFNTKKFAEDNDLGPPVAAVFFNAQRETAARRR; from the exons ATGATGAATATTGTTGTATTAGCAGATCCTCTTGTAATAGGAAGAGTGGTGGGAGATGTAGTTGATTATTTCAACACAACTGTGAAAATGTCTGTCACTTACAACAACACTAAGCAAGTTTACAATGGTCATGAGTTTTTTCCTTCTTCTCTTACCATTAAGCCTAAGGTTCATATTCATGGTGGTGATATGAGATCTTTCTTCACTTTG ATCATGACAGATCCAGATGTCCCTGGCCCTAGTGATCCATACTTGAAGGAACACTTACACTG GATAGTTACAGATATACCAGGTACAACGGATGCCACATTCG GGAAAGAAGTGATAAAGTACGAAATGCCACGTCCAAACATAGGAATACATAGGTTTGTGTTCATCCTGTACAAACAAAAGCGAAGACAGACAGTGATGAAAATACCAACATCAAGAGATCATTTCAACACTAAGAAATTTGCAGAAGACAATGACCTTGGTCCTCCTGTCGCTGCTGTTTTTTTCAATGCTCAAAGAGAAACTGCTGCTAGAAGAcgttga
- the LOC101508385 gene encoding CEN-like protein 2 has protein sequence MMNIVVLADPLVIGRVVGDVVDYFNTTVKMSVTYNNTKQVYNGHEFFPSSLTIKPKVHIHGGDMRSFFTLIMTDPDVPGPSDPYLKEHLHWIVTDIPGTTDATFGKEVIKYEMPRPNIGIHRFVFILYKQKRRQTVMKIPTSRDHFNTKKFAEDNDLGPPVAAVFFNAQRETAARRR, from the exons ATGATGAATATTGTTGTATTAGCAGATCCTCTTGTAATAGGAAGAGTGGTGGGAGATGTAGTTGATTATTTCAACACAACTGTGAAAATGTCTGTCACTTACAACAACACTAAGCAAGTTTACAATGGTCATGAGTTTTTTCCTTCTTCTCTTACCATTAAGCCTAAGGTTCATATTCATGGTGGTGATATGAGATCTTTCTTCACTTTG ATCATGACAGATCCAGATGTCCCTGGCCCTAGTGATCCATACTTGAAGGAACACTTACACTG GATAGTCACAGATATACCGGGCACAACAGATGCTACATTTG GGAAGGAAGTGATAAAGTATGAAATGCCACGTCCAAACATAGGAATACATAGGTTTGTGTTCATCCTGTACAAACAAAAGCGAAGACAGACAGTGATGAAAATACCAACATCAAGAGATCATTTCAACACTAAGAAATTTGCAGAAGACAATGACCTTGGACCTCCTGTCGCTGCTGTTTTTTTCAATGCTCAAAGAGAAACTGCTGCTAGAAGAcgttga
- the LOC101508072 gene encoding pentatricopeptide repeat-containing protein At4g14820-like yields the protein MRSSYVSVTTNQTTTLTLDKYTTLSQLRQIHAHIIKTNLITHPISVSKLINAFSRSSNPYEAVTLYAHALSRFNNLRGFHFCVPPALRACGRSNALEEGKQIMGFVFKTRDLWHDPFVTNSVVRMCLEIGLIKLARSVFDKMPVRDLISWNSLLTGYLRAGEIEMAREVFDEMPQKDVVSCNAMIDGYGKNGKCELAEEVFMDMSLRDVVTWSSMISAFVLNGRPRKGLDLFREMLTLGVRPDAPVIVGVLSAIAELGFVEEGKWIHSYVFSNKIHYSCSFIGSALVNMYAKCGQIANAYSVFRSICNRRNVGDWNSLISGLALHGMGREAIKVFLELEREGLKPDDITFLGLLSACNHGGLVEEGQFYYETMQVKYNIVPKIQHCGCIVDLLSRAGRLEEALRIISDMSLEPDVLIWKNILSACLKHNNSVMGKTAALKAIELAPEDSSCYVLLSNIYAKEGSWDEVTKVRSMMRKRGIRKVPGCSSILVDGKVHEFLVGKAMDMSYDQNVLSKLEEVVSELKTEGYEPDLNQVFLDVEDDEKENQLILHSEKMALAFGLLSTPQGIPIYIVKNLRICCDCHTFMQLVSKVYNRRVIVRDQNRFHHFDRGFCSCRNHW from the coding sequence ATGAGATCAAGCTATGTTTCAGTTACGACAAACCAAACAACAACGTTAACATTAGACAAATACACAACACTGTCCCAATTGCGCCAAATTCACGCACACATCATCAAAACAAACCTCATCACTCACCCAATCTCTGTCTCCAAACTCATCAACGCTTTCTCTCGTAGCTCAAATCCCTATGAAGCCGTTACCCTTTACGCCCACGCGCTCTCTCGTTTCAACAACTTGCGTGGATTCCACTTCTGTGTTCCACCAGCTCTCAGAGCCTGTGGTAGATCCAATGCATTAGAGGAAGGGAAACAAATCATGGGTTTCGTTTTCAAAACGCGTGATTTGTGGCATGACCCTTTTGTTACTAATTCAGTAGTTCGAATGTGTTTGGAAATTGGTTTGATTAAGCTTGCAAGGTCGGTGTTTGATAAAATGCCTGTAAGAGATTTGATTTCTTGGAACTCTTTGCTTACTGGTTATTTAAGGGCTGGTGAGATTGAGATGGCTCGTGAGGTTTTTGATGAAATGCCTCAAAAGGATGTTGTTTCTTGTAATGCTATGATTGATGGGTATGGGAAGAATGGGAAATGTGAGCTTGCTGAGGAGGTTTTTATGGATATGAGTTTAAGAGATGTGGTTACGTGGTCGAGTATGATTTCTGCTTTTGTTCTTAATGGTCGACCAAGGAAAGGTTTGGACTTGTTTAGAGAAATGTTGACTTTAGGGGTTAGACCTGATGCACCTGTTATTGTTGGTGTTCTTTCAGCTATTGCTGAATTGGGTTTTGTTGAGGAAGGGAAATGGATACACAGTTATGTGTTTAGTAATAAGATACATTATAGTTGTAGTTTTATTGGATCAGCACTTGTTAACATGTATGCTAAATGTGGCCAAATAGCAAATGCTTATAGTGTATTTAGAAGCATTTGTAACCGGAGGAATGTTGGGGATTGGAATTCTTTGATCTCTGGACTCGCTTTGCATGGAATGGGTCGTGAAGCGATCAAGGTTTTTCTGGAATTGGAAAGGGAAGGACTTAAGCCTGATGATATAACTTTTTTAGGGCTTTTAAGTGCTTGCAACCATGGTGGACTTGTGGAGGAGGGTCAATTTTACTATGAAACCATGCAAGTGAAGTACAACATAGTTCCGAAAATTCAGCATTGTGGGTGCATTGTTGACCTTCTTAGTCGAGCGGGTCGATTAGAAGAGGCGCTTAGGATTATAAGTGATATGTCTTTGGAGCCAGATGTTTTGATATGGAAGAATATTCTCAGTGCTTGTTTGAAGCACAATAACTCTGTAATGGGGAAAACAGCTGCATTGAAAGCTATAGAATTGGCTCCAGAGGATTCAAGTTGTTATGTTCTTCTCTCAAATATCTATGCCAAAGAAGGTAGTTGGGATGAAGTGACTAAGGTTAGATCAATGATGAGAAAAAGGGGCATAAGAAAAGTTCCGGGATGTAGCTCCATTCTTGTTGATGGTAAAGTCCATGAGTTCCTCGTCGGGAAGGCCATGGACATGAGTTATGATCAAAATGTTCTATCTAAGTTGGAGGAGGTTGTGTCTGAGTTGAAGACGGAGGGATATGAACCTGATCTCAATCAAGTTTTTTTAGATGTTGAAGACGATGAAAAAGAGAACCAACTGATTCTTCACAGTGAGAAGATGGCTCTTGCCTTTGGACTGTTGAGTACCCCACAGGGAATTCCTATTTACATAGTGAAAAACTTGAGAATTTGTTGTGATTGTCACACATTCATGCAGCTGGTTTCAAAAGTCTACAACCGTCGAGTTATTGTGAGAGATCAAAACCGTTTTCATCATTTTGATAGAGGTTTCTGCTCCTGCAGAAATCATTGGTAA
- the LOC101507541 gene encoding uncharacterized protein isoform X3: protein MKLSDGRHLAYQEFGFPKEEARYKIIVVHGYGSSKDTHLPVSQGTQLSPNHDDSTDDFSMVSPRIRLRDGRHLAYVERGVPKDKATYKIIIVHGFGSSKEMNFLAPQELIDELSIYLVQYDRAGYGESDPNPKRSLKSEALDIEELADKLQIGAHFYVIGVSMGSYAAWSCLKYFPHRLAGLALIAPVINYRWPSLPVSLVREDYRRKFIRWALWLANHCPKLLHWWVTQKWLPSTAVIEKNHTLFNKNDIDILKTIPGFPMFSKVKGTSCFRHSPP, encoded by the exons ATGAAACTCAGTGATGGGAGACATTTGGCTTACCAGGAGTTTGGTTTTCCAAAGGAAGAAGCTAGGTACAAGATCATTGTTGTTCATGGATATGGCAGTTCCAAAGATACACATTTGCCTGTTTCTCAA GGAACTCAGCTTTCTCCAAACCATGATGATTCAACAGATGATTTTTCTATGGTTTCGCCAAGAATTAGACTTAGAGATGGGAGGCACTTGGCTTATGTTGAGAGAGGTGTTCCTAAAGACAAAGCAACTTACAAGATCATCATTGTGCATGGTTTTGGAAGCTCCAAAGAGATGAATTTTCTGGCACCTCAG GAATTGATAGATGAATTGAGTATTTATCTTGTGCAATATGACCGGGCTGGATATGGAGAAAGTGATCCAAACCCGAAACGCTCATTGAAAAGTGAAGCACTTGATATTGAAGAGCTTGCTGATAAGCTACAAATAGGAGCACATTTTTATGTAATTGGAGTCTCAATGGGTTCATATGCAGCATGGAGTTGTCTAAAATATTTCCCCCACAG GCTTGCAGGGTTGGCACTAATAGCTCCAGTTATAAATTATAGATGGCCTTCTCTCCCTGTGAGTCTGGTAAGAGAGGATTATAGAAGGAAATTTATTAGATGGGCATTGTGGCTTGCAAATCACTGTCCTAAACTATTGCATTGGTGGGTCACTCAAAAGTGGCTCCCTTCAACTGCTGTCATAGAAAAAAACCACACACTCTTCAACAAAAATGATATAGATATTTTGAAGACTATTCCAGGGTTCCCAATGTTTTCAAAG GTTAAGGGAACAAGTTGTTTTCGACACTCTCCGCCATGA
- the LOC101507541 gene encoding uncharacterized protein isoform X1: MKLSDGRHLAYQEFGFPKEEARYKIIVVHGYGSSKDTHLPVSQGTQLSPNHDDSTDDFSMVSPRIRLRDGRHLAYVERGVPKDKATYKIIIVHGFGSSKEMNFLAPQELIDELSIYLVQYDRAGYGESDPNPKRSLKSEALDIEELADKLQIGAHFYVIGVSMGSYAAWSCLKYFPHRLAGLALIAPVINYRWPSLPVSLVREDYRRKFIRWALWLANHCPKLLHWWVTQKWLPSTAVIEKNHTLFNKNDIDILKTIPGFPMFSKDRLREQVVFDTLRHDWKVAFGKWEFDPMMLSNPFPHKQSSFHIWQGYEDKVVPSELQRFVSGKLPWIQYHEIPDGGHLIVYYKGLCEAILRALLLGQENHAYRPRSSLLFKEECYQETI; the protein is encoded by the exons ATGAAACTCAGTGATGGGAGACATTTGGCTTACCAGGAGTTTGGTTTTCCAAAGGAAGAAGCTAGGTACAAGATCATTGTTGTTCATGGATATGGCAGTTCCAAAGATACACATTTGCCTGTTTCTCAA GGAACTCAGCTTTCTCCAAACCATGATGATTCAACAGATGATTTTTCTATGGTTTCGCCAAGAATTAGACTTAGAGATGGGAGGCACTTGGCTTATGTTGAGAGAGGTGTTCCTAAAGACAAAGCAACTTACAAGATCATCATTGTGCATGGTTTTGGAAGCTCCAAAGAGATGAATTTTCTGGCACCTCAG GAATTGATAGATGAATTGAGTATTTATCTTGTGCAATATGACCGGGCTGGATATGGAGAAAGTGATCCAAACCCGAAACGCTCATTGAAAAGTGAAGCACTTGATATTGAAGAGCTTGCTGATAAGCTACAAATAGGAGCACATTTTTATGTAATTGGAGTCTCAATGGGTTCATATGCAGCATGGAGTTGTCTAAAATATTTCCCCCACAG GCTTGCAGGGTTGGCACTAATAGCTCCAGTTATAAATTATAGATGGCCTTCTCTCCCTGTGAGTCTGGTAAGAGAGGATTATAGAAGGAAATTTATTAGATGGGCATTGTGGCTTGCAAATCACTGTCCTAAACTATTGCATTGGTGGGTCACTCAAAAGTGGCTCCCTTCAACTGCTGTCATAGAAAAAAACCACACACTCTTCAACAAAAATGATATAGATATTTTGAAGACTATTCCAGGGTTCCCAATGTTTTCAAAG GACAGGTTAAGGGAACAAGTTGTTTTCGACACTCTCCGCCATGATTGGAAGGTAGCTTTTGGAAAATGGGAATTTGATCCAATGATGTTAAGCAATCCATTTCCTCACAAACAAAGTTCATTTCACATTTGGCAAGGATATGAAGATAAAGTTGTGCCTTCTGAACTACAGAGATTTGTTTCAGGAAAACTGCCTTGGATACAATATCATGAAATACCAGATGGTGGTCATTTAATTGTATACTATAAGGGCTTGTGTGAGGCTATTTTGAGAGCACTTTTACTTGGTCAAGAAAATCATGCATATAGACCTAGGTCATCTTTATTATTCAAAGAGGAGTGCTATCAGGAAACTATTTAA
- the LOC101507541 gene encoding uncharacterized protein isoform X2: MKRMIHYFKFLTENQQGQTRKLCRCFCQGTQLSPNHDDSTDDFSMVSPRIRLRDGRHLAYVERGVPKDKATYKIIIVHGFGSSKEMNFLAPQELIDELSIYLVQYDRAGYGESDPNPKRSLKSEALDIEELADKLQIGAHFYVIGVSMGSYAAWSCLKYFPHRLAGLALIAPVINYRWPSLPVSLVREDYRRKFIRWALWLANHCPKLLHWWVTQKWLPSTAVIEKNHTLFNKNDIDILKTIPGFPMFSKDRLREQVVFDTLRHDWKVAFGKWEFDPMMLSNPFPHKQSSFHIWQGYEDKVVPSELQRFVSGKLPWIQYHEIPDGGHLIVYYKGLCEAILRALLLGQENHAYRPRSSLLFKEECYQETI, from the exons ATGAAAAGAATGATacattattttaagtttttaactgAAAATCAACAAGGTCAGACACGTAAATTATGCAGATGTTTCTGTCAG GGAACTCAGCTTTCTCCAAACCATGATGATTCAACAGATGATTTTTCTATGGTTTCGCCAAGAATTAGACTTAGAGATGGGAGGCACTTGGCTTATGTTGAGAGAGGTGTTCCTAAAGACAAAGCAACTTACAAGATCATCATTGTGCATGGTTTTGGAAGCTCCAAAGAGATGAATTTTCTGGCACCTCAG GAATTGATAGATGAATTGAGTATTTATCTTGTGCAATATGACCGGGCTGGATATGGAGAAAGTGATCCAAACCCGAAACGCTCATTGAAAAGTGAAGCACTTGATATTGAAGAGCTTGCTGATAAGCTACAAATAGGAGCACATTTTTATGTAATTGGAGTCTCAATGGGTTCATATGCAGCATGGAGTTGTCTAAAATATTTCCCCCACAG GCTTGCAGGGTTGGCACTAATAGCTCCAGTTATAAATTATAGATGGCCTTCTCTCCCTGTGAGTCTGGTAAGAGAGGATTATAGAAGGAAATTTATTAGATGGGCATTGTGGCTTGCAAATCACTGTCCTAAACTATTGCATTGGTGGGTCACTCAAAAGTGGCTCCCTTCAACTGCTGTCATAGAAAAAAACCACACACTCTTCAACAAAAATGATATAGATATTTTGAAGACTATTCCAGGGTTCCCAATGTTTTCAAAG GACAGGTTAAGGGAACAAGTTGTTTTCGACACTCTCCGCCATGATTGGAAGGTAGCTTTTGGAAAATGGGAATTTGATCCAATGATGTTAAGCAATCCATTTCCTCACAAACAAAGTTCATTTCACATTTGGCAAGGATATGAAGATAAAGTTGTGCCTTCTGAACTACAGAGATTTGTTTCAGGAAAACTGCCTTGGATACAATATCATGAAATACCAGATGGTGGTCATTTAATTGTATACTATAAGGGCTTGTGTGAGGCTATTTTGAGAGCACTTTTACTTGGTCAAGAAAATCATGCATATAGACCTAGGTCATCTTTATTATTCAAAGAGGAGTGCTATCAGGAAACTATTTAA
- the LOC101496466 gene encoding uncharacterized protein has protein sequence MKRIRHYLKLLTEIPQSQTLKIFKCFCHISQNQDNSTNSPRIKLRDGRHLAYIERGFPKDKAKYKIIIVHGFGSSKRMNFPIPQELIDELGIYLVQYDRAGYGESDQNPKNSLKSEALDIQELSDKLQIGSHFYVIGVSMGSCATWSCLKYFPHRLAGLALISPIINYMWPSLPKSLIREDYRRKIVLWALWCANYCPTLLHWWVTQKWLPSVAVIEKNPTFFNKNDIEILKTSSRFQMFSKNKLRQKVVFGTLCDDWKVAFGKWEFDPMKLSNPFPHNRGSFHIWQGYEDKIVPSELQRFVAGKLPWIQYHEVPYGGHLILCYKGMCEAILRALLLGQENHAYRLSSYLLVKK, from the exons ATGAAAAGAATAAGACATTATCTTAAGCTTTTAACTGAAATTCCACAAAGTCAGACACTGAAAATATTCAAATGTTTCTGTCAT ATTTCTCAAAACCAGGACAATTCAACAAATTCACCAAGAATCAAACTAAGAGATGGGAGGCACCTGGCATACATTGAAAGAGGCTTCCCTAAGGACAAAGCAAAATACAAGATCATTATTGTGCATGGTTTTGGAAGCTCCAAAAGGATGAATTTTCCAATACCCCAA GAATTAATAGATGAACTAGGTATATATCTTGTGCAATATGACAGAGCTGGATATGGAGAAAGTGATCAAAACCCCAAAAACTCACTGAAAAGTGAAGCACTTGACATTCAAGAACTTTCTGATAAGCTACAAATAGGATCACATTTTTATGTAATTGGAGTCTCAATGGGTTCATGTGCTACTTGGAGTTGCCTAAAGTATTTTCCACATAG GCTTGCAGGGTTAGCACTGATATCCCCAATTATCAATTACATGTGGCCTTCACTCCCTAAGAGTCTCATAAGAGAGGACTATAGGAGAAAAATTGTTCTTTGGGCACTTTGGTGTGCAAATTACTGCCCTACATTATTACATTGGTGGGTCACTCAAAAGTGGCTCCCTTCAGTTGCTGTCATAGAAAAAAACCCAACATTCTTCAACAAAAATGATATAGAAATTTTGAAGACAAGTTCAAGGTTCCAAATGTTCTCAAAG AACAAGTTAAGGCAAAAAGTTGTTTTTGGTACTCTTTGTGATGATTGGAAGGTGGCTTTTGGAAAATGGGAATTTGATCCAATGAAGCTAAGCAATCCATTCCCTCACAATAGAGGTTCATTTCACATTTGGCAGGGATATGAAGATAAGATTGTACCCTCTGAACTCCAAAGATTTGTTGCTGGAAAGCTTCCATGGATACAATATCATGAAGTTCCATATGGTGGTCATTTAATTTTATGCTATAAGGGGATGTGTGAGGCCATTTTGAGGGCACTTTTACTTGGACAAGAAAATCATGCTTATAGACTTAGTTCATATTTGTTAGTCAAAAAGTAA
- the LOC101507223 gene encoding ABSCISIC ACID-INSENSITIVE 5-like protein 1, which yields MHSSLSLSLSSSVGVTFFSFLSYILPIPSFSSQFPSSSIFRRLISISMALQQSDQEVPLQEQEEQTFCQLSKQNSILSLTLDEFQCKSGKSFGTLNMDEFLASIWSSNDETTHKNHSKSVVTEHTISQHGNSFSVPSPICKKTVDEVWSEIHKSNKQFKEANNIGRNETLMKQQTLGEMTLEDFLVKAGVVQESSSFKFRTTMPFQNNVSCNRPLNQSLLNGLKPSMGIGFSTDQCVSSNGFATYQISTVEKCRTVPESSGCGNRKRIIDGPPEVVAERRQRRMLKNRESAARSRARRQAYTVELEAELNLLKEENDKLKQILAEAKRKRKQEILQRKNSTKVQKGAEKLRAIRRPISATW from the exons ATGCActcttctctttctctttctctttcatcTAGTGTAGGTGTTaccttcttttcttttctttcatatATACTTCCAATCCCTTCTTTTTCATCACAATTTCCATCCTCTTCTATATTCAG GAGGTTGATAAGCATATCCATGGCTCTACAACAATCAGATCAAGAAGTTCCATTACAAGAACAAGAAGAACAAACATTTTGTCAACTAAGCAAACAAAACTCAATACTCTCACTCACCCTTGATGAGTTCCAATGCAAGAGTGGAAAGAGTTTTGGTACCCTCAACATGGATGAATTCCTAGCCAGTATTTGGAGTTCCAATGATGAAACCACTCACAAGAATCATAGTAAAAGTGTTGTGACAGAACACACAATTTCACAACATGGTAACTCATTCTCTGTCCCTTCTCCAATTTGCAAGAAAACTGTGGATGAAGTTTGGTCTGAGATTCACAAAAGTAACAAACAATTCAAAGAAGCTAATAACATTGGAAGAAATGAGACACTCATGAAGCAACAAACACTTGGAGAAATGACTTTGGAGGATTTCTTAGTAAAAGCTGGTGTAGTACAAGAATCATCATCATTCAAATTCAGAACAACAATGCCATTTCAGAACAATGTTTCATGTAATAGACCATTGAATCAAAGTTTATTAAATGGTTTGAAGCCTTCAATGGGAATTGGATTTTCTACTGATCAATGTGTGTCTAGTAATGGATTTGCAACTTATCAAATATCTACTGTTGAGAAATGTCGAACCGTGCCTGAGTCCAGCGGGTGTGGGAATAGGAAGAGGATAATTGATGGTCCTCCTGAAGTTGTAGCCGAGCGAAGGCAGCGTCGAATGTTGAAAAATCGAGAATCGGCTGCACGTTCTCGAGCAAGAAGACAG GCATATACAGTAGAGCTAGAAGCAGAGCTGAATCTGCTAAAAGAAGAGAACGACAAGCTAAAACAAATTTTG GCTGAAGCAAAACGCAAGAGGAAACAAGAG ATTTTACAAAGAAAGAATTCAACAAAGGTTCAAAAAGGGGCAGAAAAATTAAGAGCAATAAGAAGGCCTATAAGTGCAACCTGGTGA